TGCACGTCGGCCGCGGTGATCCGACCGCCGGGACCGCTGCCCTCGATACTCGAGAGGTCGATCCCCTCCTCGCGCGCCATTCGTCGCACGCGCGGGGGCGCGAAGATCCGACCCTCGGGCGTCTCGATCTCCTCGGTCTCGGCGCCGGTCGCACCGGGACTGCCGGCGGGCTCGCCATCCCCTGCTTCGGTCCCGGTCGTCCCGTCGGACGCATCGGCGCCTTCGGCCTCGCTCGCCCGCTCCCCCGTTTCGTCGGGCGTCGGTTCCTCGTCCGCTTCGCCCTCCACGTTGAACGAGATGATCACCGTCCCGACCGGGACCATCTCGCCCGCTTCGACGTGCAGTTCGCGGACCGTCCCGTCGACCGGTGCAGGGACCTCCACGAGCGCCTTGTCTGTCTCGACCTCCGCGACCGGCTGGTCCTCGGAAACCGTCTCGCCTTCCTCGACCAGCCACGAAACCAGTTCGCCCTCCGCGACGCCCTCGCCGACGTCCGGCAGTTCGAACTCTCTGACCATGTTAGAACCCCACGGCGTCTCGAATCCCGTCCTCGATGCGCGCCGGCTCGGGCAGGTAGTAGTCCTCGAGCGCGTACAGCGGGAACGGCGTGTCGAAGCCGGTGATGCGCTCGACCGGCGCTTCCTGGTACAGGAGCGCTTCCTCCTGGATGGTGGCGGCGATTTCGGCACCGAGACCGCCCGTCTTGGGTGCCTCGTGGACGACCGCCGCCCGGCCGGTCTTCTTGAACGATTCGACGATCGTCTCCTCATCGAGCGGCGACACCGTTCGCAGGTCGACCACCTCGACGTCGATCTCGTCTTCGAGGTTCTCCGCGGCCTCGAGCGTCGGCCGGGTCATCGCGCCCCAGGTGAAGACCGAAATGTCGCTCCCTTCGCGGCGGACGGCGGCCTCGCCGATCGGTACCTCGTAGGATTCGTCCGGCACTTCTTCCCGGAAGGCCCGGTAGATGAGCTTTGGCTCAAGGAAAATAACCGGGTCCGGACTCCGAATGGCGCTAGCCAACAGC
This portion of the Natrinema salinisoli genome encodes:
- a CDS encoding alpha-ketoacid dehydrogenase subunit beta, with protein sequence MAAESGSENLTLVQAVRDGLHTEMERDDDVVVMGEDVGKNGGVFRATEGLYDEFGENRVIDTPLAESGIVGTAIGMAAYGMRPVPEMQFLGFIYPAFDQIVSHAARLRTRSRGRYTCPMVIRAPYGGGIRAPEHHSESTEAMFVHQPGLKVVIPSTPYDTKGLLASAIRSPDPVIFLEPKLIYRAFREEVPDESYEVPIGEAAVRREGSDISVFTWGAMTRPTLEAAENLEDEIDVEVVDLRTVSPLDEETIVESFKKTGRAAVVHEAPKTGGLGAEIAATIQEEALLYQEAPVERITGFDTPFPLYALEDYYLPEPARIEDGIRDAVGF